One Synechococcus sp. CC9605 genomic window carries:
- a CDS encoding DNA-processing protein DprA: MDDMRRLCRDQAVGPDQLWGWPIERFGETLAWPAHCLRDVERYRREHGASPTLDVPACALLPGDPAWPSCLDQMHLPPSGLYVEGDRSLLRHINARTAIAVVGTRSASDHGLAMAEELGRALAEAGWPVFSGLAEGVDAAAHRGCLARNGAPIGVLGTPLDRVYPAHHRSLQQQVGRQGLLVSPSRSGCRVRPGHFAARNRWLVAFAQALVVVECQQRSGALISARWASRMHYPVWVVPGDARRWSCRGSNALLRDGATALIHPEDLLASIGEGPLRSEESRGKHQRLMEAIGSGATFDQLVLCLQCSPAELAPQLLALECRRELLCESGLHWRKPRP; this comes from the coding sequence ATGGACGATATGCGCAGGCTTTGCCGCGATCAAGCGGTCGGCCCTGATCAGCTCTGGGGTTGGCCGATCGAACGCTTTGGCGAGACGCTGGCTTGGCCGGCGCACTGTTTGCGCGACGTTGAGCGTTACAGACGCGAGCACGGGGCTTCCCCCACTCTTGATGTGCCTGCTTGTGCCCTTCTGCCGGGTGACCCTGCCTGGCCAAGTTGTTTGGATCAGATGCACTTACCCCCTTCCGGGCTGTACGTCGAAGGGGATCGATCGCTGCTTCGGCACATCAATGCCCGCACAGCCATCGCAGTGGTGGGCACCCGTTCCGCCTCGGACCATGGCCTTGCCATGGCTGAAGAACTGGGCCGTGCTTTGGCCGAGGCGGGTTGGCCCGTCTTCAGTGGTCTTGCGGAAGGGGTTGATGCTGCAGCCCATCGCGGCTGTTTGGCCAGAAACGGCGCACCCATCGGAGTGTTGGGGACACCCTTGGATCGTGTCTATCCAGCGCACCACCGATCGTTGCAACAGCAGGTCGGAAGGCAAGGGCTGTTGGTGAGCCCCAGCCGATCCGGCTGCCGTGTGCGCCCAGGGCATTTCGCGGCGCGGAACCGTTGGTTGGTGGCCTTTGCCCAAGCACTTGTTGTGGTGGAGTGTCAGCAACGCAGCGGAGCACTAATTTCGGCCCGCTGGGCGAGTCGGATGCATTACCCCGTGTGGGTGGTTCCGGGGGATGCCCGCCGTTGGTCCTGTCGGGGCAGCAATGCCCTGCTTCGGGATGGTGCGACTGCCTTGATTCACCCTGAGGATCTGCTCGCCTCCATTGGCGAGGGCCCGTTGAGGTCAGAGGAGTCTCGCGGCAAGCATCAACGGTTGATGGAGGCTATTGGCTCAGGAGCGACCTTTGATCAGCTGGTGCTTTGTTTGCAGTGCTCCCCTGCTGAGCTGGCCCCCCAGCTTTTGGCCCTTGAGTGTCGGCGCGAACTGCTGTGTGAATCTGGATTGCATTGGCGCAAGCCTCGGCCTTGA
- the minD gene encoding septum site-determining protein MinD: MSTTRTILICSGKGGVGKTTTTANLGIALARQGAKTVVLDADFGLRNLDLLLGLENRIVYTAQEVLAETCRLEQALVKHKQEPNLALLPAGNPRMLEWLKPKDMQAIVALLERQFDYVLIDCPAGIEDGFKNAAAAAREAVVITTPEVAAVRDADRVIGLLNTQGVQPVQLVLNRVRPKMMSNQEMLSVDDVTDILALPLLGLVFEDEQVIVSTNRGEPLTLSDSSSPAAHAYGNIAQRLQGEDIPLMDPSQARRGLRARMRKLMQTRIF; the protein is encoded by the coding sequence GTGTCGACGACCCGAACCATCCTCATCTGTTCTGGCAAGGGCGGTGTCGGAAAAACAACGACCACGGCAAACCTTGGGATCGCCCTTGCCCGCCAAGGTGCCAAGACCGTGGTTCTGGACGCCGACTTCGGCCTGAGGAACCTCGATCTGCTCCTGGGCCTGGAGAACCGCATCGTTTACACCGCCCAGGAGGTGCTTGCCGAGACCTGCCGGCTGGAGCAAGCCCTGGTGAAGCACAAGCAGGAGCCAAACCTGGCCCTGCTCCCTGCGGGCAACCCTCGGATGCTCGAGTGGCTCAAGCCCAAGGACATGCAGGCCATCGTTGCTCTGCTGGAACGCCAGTTCGATTACGTGTTGATCGACTGCCCGGCAGGCATCGAAGACGGGTTCAAAAATGCCGCGGCCGCAGCCCGAGAAGCAGTGGTGATCACCACCCCAGAAGTGGCCGCCGTGCGGGACGCTGATCGGGTGATCGGGCTTCTGAACACCCAGGGCGTGCAGCCGGTGCAGCTAGTGCTCAACAGGGTGCGGCCGAAGATGATGTCGAACCAGGAAATGCTTTCGGTGGACGACGTCACCGACATCCTGGCGTTACCTCTTTTGGGGCTTGTTTTTGAAGACGAACAGGTGATCGTGAGCACCAACCGCGGAGAACCCTTGACCCTGAGTGATTCGTCTTCCCCAGCGGCCCATGCCTACGGCAACATCGCTCAACGACTTCAGGGTGAAGACATTCCTCTGATGGACCCCTCGCAGGCCCGCCGCGGCCTCCGCGCCAGGATGCGCAAGCTGATGCAAACCCGGATTTTCTGA
- a CDS encoding L-threonylcarbamoyladenylate synthase produces MKEGFMPAPVLAASDLALRLRAGEAAIIPTDTLPGLAVCPDQAQTLWRLKRRPADKPLILMGASVNDLLHEVAVPCHREVEALAERYWPGALTLVLPARDGGAGRYLNPGGTTLGCRIPACEQTRALLQISGPLATTSANRSGEPASMTAAEAALVFPDVSQLGPQPWPQPSGQASTVLVWVDDGRWRLVRRGAVIPAGVEVLE; encoded by the coding sequence ATGAAGGAAGGATTCATGCCTGCTCCGGTTCTGGCCGCCTCCGACCTAGCGCTGCGGCTTCGTGCCGGTGAAGCCGCCATCATTCCCACCGACACCCTGCCGGGACTGGCGGTGTGTCCCGATCAAGCCCAGACCCTCTGGCGCTTGAAACGTCGACCAGCCGATAAGCCCCTGATTCTGATGGGGGCATCCGTCAATGATTTGCTCCACGAGGTTGCGGTTCCGTGCCATCGGGAGGTTGAAGCGTTGGCTGAGCGCTATTGGCCTGGAGCGCTCACCCTGGTGTTGCCTGCCCGTGATGGCGGTGCAGGCCGATACCTCAACCCAGGCGGCACAACACTGGGCTGCCGCATTCCGGCCTGTGAGCAGACCCGCGCGCTGCTTCAGATCAGCGGGCCGTTGGCCACCACCAGTGCCAATCGCTCCGGTGAACCCGCAAGCATGACCGCAGCAGAGGCGGCTCTGGTTTTCCCTGACGTTTCTCAGCTGGGTCCGCAGCCTTGGCCTCAACCCTCGGGCCAGGCCAGCACGGTGTTGGTCTGGGTTGACGACGGACGCTGGCGCCTGGTGCGCCGGGGTGCTGTGATTCCAGCAGGGGTTGAGGTGCTCGAGTGA
- the minE gene encoding cell division topological specificity factor MinE, with product MTLKEFIDKLLRRQPASAETAKERLQLVLAHDRSDLNPELLEQMRREILEVVARYVEIDLAQGDVSLETEDRVTALVANLPIRRPIAQTAKVEPSEQQPAQA from the coding sequence ATGACACTCAAGGAATTCATCGACAAACTCCTGCGCCGTCAGCCCGCCAGTGCAGAAACAGCCAAAGAGCGGCTGCAGTTGGTGCTGGCTCACGACCGAAGTGACCTCAATCCGGAGCTGCTCGAACAAATGCGCCGCGAGATCCTCGAAGTGGTGGCCCGCTACGTGGAGATCGACCTAGCACAAGGTGATGTGAGCCTCGAGACCGAAGACCGCGTCACCGCCCTGGTGGCCAACCTGCCGATCCGTCGCCCCATCGCCCAAACCGCGAAGGTGGAACCCTCTGAGCAGCAACCTGCTCAAGCTTGA
- a CDS encoding acyl-CoA thioesterase gives MFTLTKRVLPQHTDYAGVMWHGAYVQWLEEARVEALQAAGLGYAAMTAMGVDMPVVSLQLDYRHPLRHGDEVCVESRCPAQQGVRWPWVSRFVCRNTVVAEASVNLVMVREGRVLRRVPAQLQEVMDQLVRQAL, from the coding sequence ATGTTCACCCTGACCAAGCGTGTGCTCCCTCAGCACACCGATTACGCCGGTGTGATGTGGCATGGGGCTTATGTGCAGTGGCTTGAGGAAGCCAGGGTTGAGGCCCTTCAGGCGGCGGGCCTTGGTTATGCCGCCATGACCGCGATGGGTGTCGATATGCCGGTGGTGTCCCTTCAGCTGGATTACCGCCATCCGCTCCGGCACGGCGACGAAGTGTGTGTTGAAAGCCGATGCCCTGCTCAGCAGGGGGTGCGCTGGCCATGGGTCTCTCGCTTTGTCTGCAGAAACACGGTGGTTGCGGAGGCGTCGGTGAATCTGGTGATGGTGCGTGAGGGGCGCGTGCTTAGGCGTGTGCCGGCGCAGCTTCAGGAGGTGATGGATCAGCTGGTGCGCCAAGCGCTCTGA
- the prmC gene encoding peptide chain release factor N(5)-glutamine methyltransferase, whose protein sequence is MRDCTTVAGTDVLHWRRQQLARGGTAADLDWLLDLAGGLRWASLKRLLLDPTRSVDLEQSLEMLSGLWERHLHGNVPLQHLVGLCPWRDVLLESSPAALIPRQETELLVDLALSQFKATPPARWADLGTGSGAIAVALARAWPTAPGHGVDLSSDALQLAERNLERCAPHHSCSLHLGSWWSPLKSWWGSLDLVVSNPPYIPGAVVDGLEAVVRDHEPHLALLGGADGLDAIRAVVDGAPTGLSPGGWLLLEHHHDQSAQVMQLLRDAGLVEGRAAADLEGTLRFALARKPAESS, encoded by the coding sequence TTGAGAGACTGCACAACCGTTGCCGGCACTGATGTGTTGCATTGGCGGCGCCAACAACTCGCCCGGGGTGGCACCGCGGCTGATCTGGATTGGTTGCTTGATCTGGCTGGTGGTCTTCGTTGGGCCAGCCTCAAACGGCTGTTGCTGGACCCGACGCGCAGCGTCGACTTGGAGCAGTCCCTTGAGATGCTCTCTGGGCTGTGGGAGCGTCACCTTCACGGGAATGTTCCCCTCCAGCACCTGGTGGGGCTCTGTCCCTGGCGGGATGTGCTGCTTGAGTCGTCGCCTGCCGCATTGATTCCCCGTCAGGAAACAGAACTGCTGGTGGATCTAGCCCTGAGCCAGTTCAAAGCCACCCCTCCCGCCCGTTGGGCTGACCTCGGCACTGGCTCAGGGGCCATCGCTGTGGCTCTGGCCCGTGCCTGGCCGACGGCACCAGGGCATGGCGTCGACCTCAGTTCCGATGCCTTGCAGTTGGCAGAACGCAACCTTGAGCGTTGCGCCCCGCATCACAGTTGTTCGCTGCACCTCGGTTCGTGGTGGTCGCCCCTGAAGAGTTGGTGGGGAAGCCTCGATTTGGTGGTCAGCAATCCTCCGTACATCCCCGGTGCTGTGGTTGACGGTCTTGAGGCTGTGGTCCGTGACCACGAACCTCACTTGGCATTGCTCGGGGGAGCGGATGGTTTGGACGCGATTCGGGCTGTGGTGGATGGAGCACCAACGGGGTTGTCGCCCGGAGGCTGGCTTCTGCTTGAACACCATCACGATCAGAGCGCTCAGGTGATGCAGCTGCTGCGGGATGCCGGCTTGGTGGAGGGCAGAGCGGCCGCTGATCTTGAGGGGACCCTTCGCTTCGCGCTTGCTCGTAAACCTGCCGAATCAAGCTGA
- a CDS encoding HAD family hydrolase — translation MAQLLLKGHPIGNFQGVLFDKDGTLSHSEPHLLVLADARINKAVKVAQEKAHALKPSELRHTLRRAFGVDQGMLDPGGTLAVASRQDNIASTATVFCLLGCSWPQALSLAQTCFDAVDQDGLIDTTPSPLINGAGQLLRNLHQQGVTAAVISNDTHSGIEDFLAHHQLSAGVAGIWSADDHPRKPDPQAVLELCKRLGLPPHRCALVGDAETDLQMALEAGIGGVIGFTGGWKRAPELPSAQHLLHSWTDLALSTDA, via the coding sequence ATGGCCCAACTGCTGCTGAAGGGACATCCCATCGGCAATTTCCAAGGGGTGCTGTTCGATAAGGACGGCACCCTTTCCCATAGCGAGCCGCATCTGCTGGTCTTGGCAGACGCACGCATCAACAAAGCCGTCAAGGTTGCTCAGGAAAAAGCCCATGCGCTGAAACCCTCTGAGCTGCGCCACACCCTGCGCAGAGCGTTCGGTGTTGATCAAGGCATGCTCGATCCCGGCGGAACCCTGGCGGTTGCCTCCAGGCAGGACAACATCGCCTCGACGGCAACGGTGTTCTGCCTGTTGGGCTGCTCATGGCCCCAGGCTCTCTCCCTGGCCCAGACGTGCTTCGACGCGGTTGACCAGGACGGCCTGATCGACACCACCCCAAGCCCATTGATCAACGGGGCTGGGCAACTCTTGCGGAACCTGCACCAGCAGGGCGTCACCGCTGCTGTGATCAGCAACGACACCCATTCCGGCATTGAAGACTTCCTGGCTCACCATCAGCTCAGCGCAGGCGTTGCCGGCATCTGGAGTGCTGACGACCATCCGCGCAAACCCGATCCACAGGCCGTCCTGGAACTGTGCAAGAGGCTTGGCCTACCACCCCACCGGTGTGCCTTGGTTGGCGATGCGGAGACCGACCTTCAGATGGCCCTTGAGGCCGGTATCGGCGGCGTGATCGGCTTCACCGGTGGCTGGAAGCGTGCTCCGGAACTGCCATCAGCACAGCATCTGCTCCACAGTTGGACCGACCTCGCCCTCAGCACAGACGCGTAA
- the psbM gene encoding photosystem II reaction center protein PsbM: METNDLGFVASLMFILVPAIFLIVLYIGTQNNEA, from the coding sequence ATGGAAACCAACGATCTCGGATTCGTCGCCAGCCTCATGTTCATTCTGGTTCCGGCGATCTTCCTGATCGTGCTCTACATCGGCACGCAGAACAACGAGGCCTGA
- a CDS encoding universal stress protein: protein MFRNLLIADSGKGHVEEMIRMLQDIPSLKAAKINLLHVVSEQSKSQSDGHRDEAANLLNSAITRMGLSPSSVSTLIREGDTKQTVLKVADEVQADLIVMGSRGLGRLQSILANSTSQYVFQLSTRPMLLVRDDLYVKHVNRVMVTIDGTGVGDDALRTACELVREIPGGTLTGVHVVRQESAPSRGGRTKVIEVLDSAVQRARGFGVDMKAINTKGKDIGRSVCLAASECNADLVVIASQDRRPLVARGLVDLDKLLGGSVSDYIRVHAPAPVLLVREPEQG, encoded by the coding sequence GTGTTCAGGAACCTTCTGATTGCCGACTCGGGCAAGGGTCACGTCGAGGAAATGATCCGGATGCTCCAGGACATTCCCAGCCTGAAGGCCGCAAAAATCAATTTGCTGCATGTGGTGTCGGAGCAAAGCAAGTCGCAGTCCGACGGCCATCGCGATGAAGCAGCAAACCTCTTGAACAGTGCAATCACGCGCATGGGCCTGAGCCCATCAAGCGTGAGCACCTTGATTCGTGAGGGCGACACCAAGCAGACCGTGCTCAAGGTTGCCGATGAGGTTCAAGCCGACTTGATCGTGATGGGATCCCGCGGCCTGGGACGCCTTCAATCGATCCTGGCCAACAGCACCAGCCAATACGTCTTTCAACTGTCCACGCGGCCGATGCTGCTGGTGCGGGATGACCTCTACGTCAAGCATGTCAACCGCGTGATGGTGACGATTGACGGAACAGGCGTTGGGGACGACGCCCTGCGAACAGCCTGCGAACTGGTGCGTGAAATCCCTGGCGGAACCCTCACTGGTGTTCATGTCGTACGTCAGGAGTCAGCACCCTCCCGGGGAGGCCGCACAAAAGTAATCGAGGTTCTCGACTCCGCTGTTCAGCGGGCCAGGGGTTTCGGTGTCGACATGAAAGCCATCAACACCAAAGGGAAGGACATCGGTCGCAGCGTTTGCCTGGCTGCATCGGAGTGCAACGCCGACCTGGTGGTCATCGCCTCTCAGGACCGACGCCCTCTTGTCGCCCGAGGGCTGGTGGATTTGGACAAGCTGCTGGGCGGATCAGTAAGCGACTACATCCGAGTGCACGCACCAGCTCCTGTGCTGCTGGTGCGTGAGCCTGAACAGGGCTGA
- a CDS encoding helix-turn-helix domain-containing protein, which produces MKHRIPNLLTPAESRVMPLLLEGLNNRAIAQRLVISHRTVECHISRALRKNGCRNQLELVLWLISDQDPALNRLAAGTMQPMPA; this is translated from the coding sequence TTGAAACATCGGATCCCGAACCTCCTCACCCCCGCTGAAAGTCGGGTGATGCCTTTGTTGCTCGAAGGCCTCAATAACCGTGCCATCGCCCAGCGGTTGGTGATCAGTCATCGCACCGTGGAGTGCCACATCAGCAGGGCACTCCGGAAAAACGGATGTCGCAATCAACTCGAGCTGGTGCTTTGGCTGATCAGCGATCAAGACCCCGCCTTGAATCGCCTGGCAGCCGGTACGATGCAGCCCATGCCGGCTTAG
- a CDS encoding 30S ribosomal protein S1: protein MSATPTEEQIQHQVQDANATEASAETVAADQAFEGEDLTIPEDVPTADDPSSRAASRSLDDAGFTIDEFAALLSKYDYNFKPGDIVNGTVFALESKGAMIDIGAKTAAFMPLQEVSINRVEGLSDVLQPGEIREFFIMSEENEDGQLALSIRRIEYQRAWERVRQLQKEDATIYSEVFATNRGGALVRVEGLRGFIPGSHISTRKPKEELVADFLPLKFLEVDEERNRLVLSHRRALVERKMNRLEVGEVVVGTVRGIKPYGAFIDIGGVSGLLHISEISHEHIETPHSVLNVNDQMKVMIIDLDAERGRISLSTKALEPEPGDMLTDPQKVFEKAEEMAARYKQMLMEQAEEGEDPISSMMI from the coding sequence ATGTCTGCGACTCCGACAGAAGAACAGATCCAGCATCAGGTTCAGGACGCGAACGCCACAGAAGCCTCTGCAGAAACCGTCGCCGCCGATCAGGCGTTTGAGGGTGAGGATCTGACCATTCCTGAAGACGTCCCCACCGCGGATGATCCAAGCAGCCGCGCCGCCAGCCGCAGCCTGGACGATGCCGGATTCACCATCGATGAGTTCGCGGCTCTCCTCAGCAAGTACGACTACAACTTCAAGCCTGGCGACATCGTCAACGGCACGGTCTTCGCCCTGGAATCGAAGGGCGCCATGATCGACATCGGCGCCAAGACGGCTGCCTTCATGCCTCTGCAAGAGGTGTCAATCAACCGGGTCGAGGGTCTGAGCGACGTGCTCCAGCCCGGAGAGATCCGCGAGTTCTTCATCATGAGTGAGGAGAACGAAGATGGTCAGCTGGCGCTGTCGATCCGTCGGATTGAATACCAGCGGGCTTGGGAGCGGGTCCGCCAGCTCCAGAAGGAAGACGCCACCATCTACTCCGAAGTGTTTGCTACCAACCGTGGTGGTGCCTTGGTGCGCGTTGAAGGTCTGCGGGGCTTCATCCCCGGATCCCACATCAGCACCCGCAAGCCGAAGGAAGAACTGGTTGCCGACTTCCTGCCTCTGAAGTTCCTCGAGGTGGACGAGGAGCGCAACCGCCTGGTGCTCAGCCACCGCCGCGCCCTGGTGGAGCGGAAGATGAATCGCCTGGAAGTGGGCGAAGTTGTGGTGGGTACCGTCCGCGGCATCAAGCCCTACGGCGCCTTCATCGACATCGGTGGTGTCAGCGGTCTGCTGCACATTTCCGAGATCAGCCACGAGCACATCGAGACCCCCCACTCGGTGTTGAACGTGAATGATCAAATGAAGGTGATGATCATCGATCTGGATGCCGAGCGCGGCCGGATTTCGTTGTCCACGAAGGCTCTCGAGCCCGAACCCGGCGACATGCTCACCGACCCCCAGAAGGTGTTCGAGAAGGCCGAGGAAATGGCTGCTCGTTACAAGCAGATGCTGATGGAGCAGGCCGAAGAGGGCGAAGATCCGATCAGCTCCATGATGATCTGA
- the psbB gene encoding photosystem II chlorophyll-binding protein CP47, with translation MGLPWYRVHTVVINDPGRLLAVHLMHTALVAGWAGSMALYELAIFDPSDPVLNPMWRQGMFVMPFMSRLGVTGSWGGWSITGETGVDPGFWSFEGVAAAHIVFSGLMMLAAIWHWTYWDLEIWQDPRTGEPALDLPKIFGIHLLLAGLGCFGFGAFHLTGVFGPGMWISDPYALTGHLEAVQPSWGPEGFNPFNPGGIVAHHIAAGIVGIIAGIFHITTRPPERLYKALRMGNIETVLASAIAAVFFAAFIVAGTMWYGSAATPVELFGPTRYQWDQNYFKTEINRRVQTAMDDGATQEEAFEAIPEKLAFYDYVGNSPAKGGLFRVGPMVNGDGLATAWVGHIAFSDNEGRNLEVRRLPNFFENFPVVLEDEQGIVRADIPYRRAEAKFSFEQQGVTAKVFGGALDGQTFTDPADVKRLARKAQLGEAFDFDRETYNSDGTFRSSPRGWFTFGHATFALLFFFGHIWHGARTLYRDVFAGIDPDLGDQVEFGLFAKLGDKTTRRLPEGYVPPAGTPLN, from the coding sequence ATGGGATTGCCCTGGTATCGGGTGCACACCGTTGTCATTAATGACCCGGGCCGCCTTCTGGCTGTGCACCTCATGCATACAGCCCTCGTAGCCGGCTGGGCCGGCTCCATGGCTCTCTACGAGCTGGCCATTTTCGATCCGTCTGACCCTGTCCTGAACCCCATGTGGCGTCAGGGCATGTTCGTGATGCCTTTCATGTCCCGCCTTGGCGTGACCGGCAGCTGGGGTGGATGGAGCATCACCGGCGAAACGGGTGTTGATCCCGGTTTCTGGAGTTTTGAGGGCGTTGCTGCCGCTCACATAGTTTTCTCCGGCCTGATGATGCTGGCCGCCATCTGGCACTGGACTTATTGGGATCTTGAGATCTGGCAGGACCCCCGCACTGGCGAACCCGCCCTCGACCTGCCGAAGATCTTCGGCATCCACCTGCTTCTCGCAGGACTCGGCTGCTTCGGTTTCGGTGCTTTCCACCTCACTGGCGTCTTCGGGCCAGGCATGTGGATTTCTGACCCCTATGCATTAACTGGTCATCTCGAGGCGGTTCAACCGTCTTGGGGGCCTGAAGGTTTCAACCCCTTCAACCCCGGTGGCATCGTTGCCCACCACATTGCCGCCGGCATCGTCGGCATCATTGCTGGCATTTTCCACATCACCACGCGACCGCCCGAGCGCCTCTACAAAGCGCTTCGGATGGGCAACATCGAAACGGTTCTGGCCAGCGCCATCGCAGCCGTGTTCTTCGCAGCCTTCATCGTGGCTGGAACCATGTGGTACGGCTCTGCCGCGACCCCCGTCGAGCTGTTTGGCCCCACCCGTTATCAGTGGGATCAGAACTACTTCAAAACTGAGATCAATCGTCGGGTTCAAACCGCGATGGATGATGGTGCCACCCAGGAAGAAGCCTTCGAGGCCATCCCTGAGAAGCTCGCTTTTTATGACTATGTTGGCAACAGCCCCGCCAAAGGTGGTCTGTTCCGCGTGGGTCCGATGGTGAACGGCGATGGTTTGGCAACCGCCTGGGTTGGTCACATCGCATTCAGTGACAATGAAGGTCGCAACCTCGAAGTCCGTCGCCTGCCGAACTTCTTCGAGAACTTCCCCGTCGTTCTGGAAGACGAGCAGGGCATCGTTCGTGCAGACATTCCCTACCGTCGCGCAGAAGCCAAGTTCTCCTTCGAACAACAAGGCGTGACCGCCAAGGTGTTCGGTGGCGCACTTGACGGCCAGACCTTCACTGACCCTGCCGACGTAAAGCGCCTTGCCCGTAAGGCACAGCTGGGTGAAGCCTTCGACTTCGACCGTGAGACCTACAACTCTGACGGCACGTTCCGCAGCTCGCCACGCGGCTGGTTCACCTTTGGCCACGCCACCTTCGCGCTGCTGTTCTTCTTCGGTCACATCTGGCACGGTGCCCGCACCCTGTACCGCGACGTTTTCGCTGGTATTGATCCCGACCTCGGAGATCAGGTGGAGTTTGGCCTCTTCGCCAAGCTCGGTGACAAAACCACCCGTCGCCTGCCCGAGGGCTACGTTCCCCCCGCAGGAACTCCTCTCAACTGA
- a CDS encoding 2Fe-2S iron-sulfur cluster-binding protein — translation MPVIRFVREGRDVECYPGENLREVARREGIELYGLKGQLGNCGGCGQCITCFVSVVDEDNADALTARTAVEDSKLRRRPQEWRLACQALVEKSVMVLTRPQVRLANADSRLAAARQAPLPAGPTAWPAPPASELDEEDQDGVDGDSRDAKAATAGEEA, via the coding sequence ATGCCCGTTATCCGTTTTGTTCGCGAAGGGCGTGATGTGGAGTGTTATCCCGGTGAGAATCTGCGTGAGGTAGCCCGGCGTGAGGGCATCGAGCTCTATGGTCTGAAGGGGCAGCTGGGCAACTGTGGAGGCTGTGGTCAGTGCATCACCTGCTTTGTTTCCGTGGTCGACGAAGACAATGCCGATGCACTGACGGCACGCACCGCCGTCGAAGACAGCAAGCTGCGCCGCCGACCCCAGGAGTGGCGTCTGGCCTGCCAGGCCCTGGTGGAGAAGTCCGTCATGGTTCTCACCCGGCCTCAGGTGAGGCTCGCCAATGCCGATTCGAGATTGGCTGCGGCCAGGCAGGCGCCGCTGCCGGCGGGCCCCACCGCATGGCCAGCGCCTCCGGCCAGTGAACTCGATGAGGAGGATCAGGATGGGGTCGATGGCGACAGCCGAGATGCCAAAGCTGCTACCGCCGGTGAAGAGGCCTAG
- a CDS encoding photosystem II reaction center protein T — translation MESFAYVLILTLAIATLFFAIAFRDPPKIGK, via the coding sequence ATGGAAAGCTTCGCTTACGTCCTCATCCTTACCCTCGCGATTGCCACCCTCTTTTTCGCAATCGCCTTCCGCGATCCGCCGAAAATCGGTAAGTGA
- the nrdR gene encoding transcriptional regulator NrdR, with the protein MQCPSCQNTDSRVLESRAADGGRSVRRRRECLNCEFRFTTYERVETVPITVIKRNGNREIFSRSKLLHGLNRACEKTGLDTSRLESLVEELELRLQQRTGKEVSSTEIGEFVLRDLKQISEVAYIRFASVYRQFRGIDDFVSTLETLNADQEQNHLATVR; encoded by the coding sequence ATGCAGTGCCCCTCCTGCCAAAACACAGATAGTCGCGTTCTCGAATCCAGGGCAGCGGATGGTGGACGCAGCGTGAGACGACGGCGTGAATGCCTCAACTGTGAATTTCGCTTCACCACCTACGAGCGCGTGGAAACCGTTCCGATCACGGTGATCAAACGCAACGGCAACCGGGAAATCTTTAGCCGCAGCAAGTTGCTGCACGGCTTGAATCGTGCATGCGAGAAAACGGGTTTGGACACGTCTCGGCTCGAATCCCTCGTGGAAGAGCTCGAACTGAGACTCCAGCAACGCACCGGAAAGGAAGTCAGCAGCACTGAGATCGGTGAGTTTGTGCTGAGGGATCTCAAGCAGATCAGCGAAGTGGCCTACATCCGATTCGCATCGGTTTACCGCCAGTTCCGTGGCATTGACGACTTCGTGTCGACCCTGGAAACACTGAACGCCGATCAGGAACAGAACCACCTGGCCACAGTTCGTTAA